The Amycolatopsis sp. DG1A-15b genome window below encodes:
- a CDS encoding aminotransferase class III-fold pyridoxal phosphate-dependent enzyme: protein MAQLSPLLKQATPVVVDHGEGVYLYDVEGKRHLDFTAGIGVTSTGHCHPHVVRAAQEQIGKLVHGQYTTVMHKPLLELTERLGAVLPSGLDSLFYANSGSEAVEAALRLSRQATKRPNVIVFQGGFHGRTVAAATMTTSGTRFSAGIGPLMAGVHVAPFPYAYHYGWDEQTATKFALRELDYLFQTVCAPNETAAFFVEPVLGEGGYVPANTEFLAGLRERADRHGILLVVDEIQTGFGRTGKFWGHDHFDVSPDIVLIAKGLASGFPLSGIAASQELMAKAFPGSQGGTYGGNAVSCAAAIATLEVIQQENLVENAAERGRQLLEGARVIADKTPSIGEVRGLGLLVGSEFSTDGGEPDTATAQAAQQAAAKNGLLLLTCGPYMNVVRMVPPLVVTAEQVDDALRIWGDVVASVTGS, encoded by the coding sequence GTGGCCCAGCTCTCTCCGCTGCTCAAGCAGGCAACGCCCGTCGTGGTCGACCACGGTGAAGGGGTTTACCTCTACGACGTCGAGGGCAAACGCCACCTCGACTTCACCGCCGGCATCGGCGTCACGAGCACCGGCCACTGCCACCCCCACGTCGTGCGGGCCGCACAGGAGCAGATCGGCAAGCTCGTCCACGGCCAGTACACGACGGTCATGCACAAGCCGCTCCTCGAGCTGACCGAGCGCCTCGGCGCGGTCCTGCCGAGCGGGCTCGACTCGCTCTTCTACGCGAACTCGGGCAGTGAAGCCGTCGAAGCGGCGTTGCGGCTTTCGCGACAGGCGACGAAACGCCCGAACGTCATCGTCTTCCAGGGTGGCTTCCACGGCCGGACGGTCGCCGCCGCGACCATGACGACGTCCGGGACGCGGTTCAGCGCCGGCATCGGCCCGCTGATGGCCGGCGTGCACGTCGCGCCGTTCCCGTACGCCTACCACTACGGCTGGGACGAGCAGACGGCGACGAAGTTCGCCCTGCGCGAGCTCGACTACCTCTTCCAGACCGTCTGCGCGCCGAACGAAACCGCCGCGTTCTTCGTCGAACCCGTGCTGGGTGAGGGCGGGTACGTCCCGGCGAACACCGAGTTCCTGGCGGGCCTGCGCGAGCGCGCCGACCGGCACGGCATCCTGCTCGTCGTCGACGAGATCCAGACCGGCTTCGGCCGCACCGGGAAGTTCTGGGGCCACGACCACTTCGACGTCTCCCCCGACATCGTCCTCATCGCGAAGGGCCTGGCGAGCGGCTTCCCCCTGTCCGGCATCGCCGCTTCGCAGGAGCTGATGGCGAAGGCGTTCCCGGGATCGCAGGGCGGGACGTACGGCGGCAACGCCGTTTCGTGCGCCGCTGCGATCGCGACGCTCGAAGTCATCCAGCAGGAGAACCTGGTCGAAAACGCCGCCGAGCGCGGCCGCCAGCTCCTCGAGGGCGCGCGGGTGATCGCGGACAAGACGCCGTCGATCGGCGAGGTGCGCGGGCTCGGGCTGCTGGTCGGCTCGGAGTTCAGCACCGACGGCGGCGAGCCCGACACGGCCACCGCGCAGGCCGCCCAGCAGGCGGCGGCGAAGAACGGGCTGCTGCTGCTCACCTGCGGGCCGTACATGAACGTCGTCCGCATGGTGCCGCCGCTGGTCGTCACCGCCGAGCAGGTCGACGACGCGCTGCGGATCTGGGGCGACGTCGTCGCCTCGGTCACGGGGAGCTGA
- a CDS encoding NAD-dependent succinate-semialdehyde dehydrogenase, giving the protein MSASTESGVVEAVGKELFIGGKWVAAQDGKTFPVVDPATGKQLCHVADASPSDGVAALDAAVAAQADFAKMAPRERGEILRRAYELLMQRQEELALLMTLEMGKPLAESKGEIAYAAEFFRWFAEEAVRIDGGYATAPNGAGRFLITKQPVGPTLLITPWNFPMAMGTRKIGPAIAAGCTSVIKPAAQTPLSMLALAGILAEAGLPEGVLNVVTTSDSGGVMEPLIRDGRARKLSFTGSTGVGRKLLEQCADKILRTSMELGGNAPFLVFDDADMDAAIDGAMQAKMRNIGEACTAANRFYVQRGVVEEFARRLTERMQALPMGRGTEKDVVVGPLIDDKAVDKVTELVKDATDRGAKVLTGGSAVDGPGHFYPATVLTDVPQDARLTHEEIFGPVAPITPFDTEEEAVAKANDTEFGLVSYLFTSDLKRALRVSEALEAGMIGLNQGIVSNPAAPFGGIKQSGLGREGGSVGIDEFLETKYIAVAL; this is encoded by the coding sequence ATGAGCGCGAGCACCGAGTCCGGCGTCGTCGAGGCGGTCGGCAAGGAACTGTTCATCGGCGGCAAGTGGGTCGCCGCCCAGGACGGCAAGACCTTTCCCGTGGTCGACCCGGCCACCGGCAAACAGCTGTGCCACGTCGCCGACGCGTCGCCGTCGGACGGTGTCGCGGCGCTGGACGCCGCGGTCGCGGCGCAGGCCGATTTCGCGAAGATGGCCCCCCGCGAGCGCGGCGAGATCCTGCGCCGCGCCTACGAGCTGCTGATGCAGCGCCAGGAGGAACTGGCGCTGCTGATGACCCTGGAAATGGGCAAGCCGCTCGCCGAGTCGAAGGGCGAGATCGCCTACGCCGCCGAGTTCTTCCGCTGGTTCGCCGAAGAGGCCGTCCGCATCGACGGCGGCTACGCGACCGCCCCGAACGGCGCGGGCCGGTTCCTCATCACGAAGCAGCCGGTCGGGCCGACGCTGCTCATCACGCCGTGGAACTTCCCGATGGCGATGGGCACGCGCAAGATCGGCCCGGCGATCGCCGCGGGCTGCACCTCGGTGATCAAGCCGGCCGCCCAGACACCGCTGTCGATGCTCGCGCTGGCCGGCATCCTCGCCGAAGCCGGACTGCCCGAAGGCGTGCTCAACGTCGTCACGACGAGCGACTCCGGTGGCGTGATGGAGCCGCTGATCCGCGACGGCCGCGCCCGCAAGCTCTCCTTCACCGGTTCGACCGGCGTCGGCCGCAAGCTGCTCGAACAGTGCGCCGACAAGATCCTGCGGACGTCGATGGAGCTGGGTGGCAACGCGCCGTTCCTGGTCTTCGACGACGCGGACATGGACGCGGCCATCGACGGCGCGATGCAGGCGAAGATGCGCAACATCGGCGAGGCCTGCACCGCGGCGAACCGGTTCTACGTGCAGCGCGGCGTCGTCGAGGAGTTCGCGCGGCGGCTGACCGAGCGCATGCAGGCCCTGCCGATGGGCCGCGGCACCGAGAAGGACGTCGTGGTCGGCCCGCTGATCGACGACAAGGCCGTCGACAAGGTGACCGAGCTGGTCAAGGACGCCACCGACCGCGGCGCGAAGGTGCTCACCGGCGGCTCGGCCGTCGACGGGCCGGGACACTTCTACCCGGCCACCGTGCTCACCGACGTCCCGCAGGATGCGCGGCTGACGCACGAGGAGATCTTCGGTCCGGTCGCCCCGATCACGCCGTTCGACACCGAAGAAGAGGCCGTGGCGAAGGCGAACGACACCGAGTTCGGGCTCGTTTCCTACCTCTTCACCAGCGACCTCAAGCGCGCGCTGCGGGTTTCGGAAGCGCTGGAGGCCGGCATGATCGGGCTCAACCAGGGCATCGTGTCGAACCCGGCGGCGCCGTTCGGCGGGATCAAGCAGTCCGGGCTGGGTCGCGAAGGCGGCTCGGTCGGCATCGACGAGTTCCTGGAGACCAAGTACATCGCGGTCGCCCTGTGA